In Meriones unguiculatus strain TT.TT164.6M chromosome 17, Bangor_MerUng_6.1, whole genome shotgun sequence, a single window of DNA contains:
- the Rbm11 gene encoding splicing regulator RBM11 isoform X2: MVGRSSFPRQFFPIANAALPQEYFFFQKMWHTQTPVLQPPFYDVAAPLPNCASGPCSLNHASDLEAGPSSYEWTHQQPSDPDLYHRNKRKRQRQASDSDSSSEDKRGSQKCRKCKKKKRY, from the exons ATGGTGGGAAGATCTTCCTTTCCCAGGCAGTTTTTCCCAATTGCGAATGCGGCCTTACCTCAAGAGtactttttctttcagaaaatg tggcacacacaaACTCCAGTGTTGCAGCCTCCTTTCTATGACGTGGCAGCTCCACTTCCCAACTGTGCATCTGGGCCTTGCTCCTTAAATCATGCTTCAGACCTAGAGGCTGGACCGAGCTCCTATGAATGGACTCACCAACAACCAAGTGACCCAGACCTGTACCATAGGAATAAACGAAAGAGGCAAAGGCAAGCCAGCGACAGCGACAGTAGCTCAGAAGACAAGAGAGGAAGCCAAAAATGCCggaaatgtaaaaagaagaaaagatactAG